AACTTGTGCCTGAATTTCGCTAGCAAAAAGACTTATACAGAAAATATATATGAGAATAGGGGAAGCGATTGGAGGGGAGGTATGGGGGAAAAGCTTCTTCACAAAATGAAATTTAAGGGATGTACTAAAAGATTAACGATATTCAGAAGCAAAATATTCCTTTTATGCAGGAAAGTGAGCCATACCATTGGGAGGCCTATGGACTAGAGAAAATGCTAGAACTTATGGAGGGCTTTGATTGTCCCTGGTGCATTGCGGGAGGATATGCAATAGAACTCTTTGTAGGGAAAAGTTTCCGACAACATGGGGATATCGATATTTTTCTTTTTCGTGAAGATCAATTGGAGATTCAAAGGCATTTTCAGGATTGGGATATGCAGAGAGCGGCATTGCCTGGATTAAAAGTCTGGGAGAAAGGAGAATTTCTTCAGGGAAAAATCAGGGATATCTGGGTTCGGGAAAAGCCGGGTTCTCCCTGGCGTTTTCAACTCATGTTAAATGATCAGGAAGATGGAGAGTGGATATTTAAACGAAATCCTGCCATTCGGGGAACTCTTGAACAACTGATCCTTTATACTTCGACTGCTATCCCCTATTTAGCTCCGGAGATTCAGTTATTGTACAAGGCGGAAAGTGAAATTTTGGAGAAAGACCGATTGGATGCTGAGCAGGCAATTCCGCATATGAGTACAAAACAACTCCTTTTATTGAAAGAATGGCTATGCATTCAATTTCCAGAGGGACATGATTGGCTGAATAAAATAAATCTAATCCTTTGAATTTTGCCTTTAGTACAGTTTTTGCTTATTTCTGGTATCAAGTTTAGGTATTGATACATCCTTACGGGGAAATTCACTTTGTATTTATCCAGAGGTATAAAGCTCTTGTAGCTTCATGACTCAGCTCTGGCAACTTTACTCCTTTTTGTCACAACTTAGGAGGAGGAAGTCTAAATGCTCCATTTAGATTTCGCTCAAAAAGCCTGTGAATGGATAATATTTTTCGAAACACGAATTTAAACATTAACACAAATCTACATGGAAATTCCACATCCTAAGTTTCAAATCTTTAAAGGCAAAGATGATCAATTTTACTTTCGCCTAAAATCTGTGAATGGAAACATCCTGGTTTCCAGCGAAGCCTACACACAAAAAGATAGTGCGATCAATGGCATTCGTAGTGTAAAGGAAAATGGGACTGACGAAGGAAACTATCGCAAAAAAACTTCTGATTCCGGAGACAAGCATTCCTTTTCAATTATTGCAAAGAATGGACAGGTAGTTGCTACCAGTCAGAGCTATGAATCTGAAAGTGGGCGTAACAATGGGGTTCAATCCACCATGAATACAGCCCCTGATGCTGCGGTAGAAGATACCACTACCGGATTTGAAGCGCATACCAATCCCAAGTTTCAAATTTATGAAGACAAAGCTGGTGAGTACCGCTTTAGATTGTATGCCTCAAATGGCGAAATCATCCTGGCTAGTGAAGGCTATGCTAATAAGGCGGGAGCTAAATCCGGAATTGATTCTGTCCAGGCTGCTTCTAAAGATGAAGCAAACTTCGATAAGCTGACAGCTAAAAATGGTGAATTCTATTTTAACCTGAAATCAGCAAATGGATCTATTGTAGGTACCAGCGAAATGTTTGGAACAGAAGCATCCAGGGATAATAGTGTTGCCTCTGTAAAACAAACGGCCTCCGGATCACCGACAGAAGATTACACCCTTTATCCTTTGGTCGAACTTGACAAAAAATAAGAATCTGATCAAACGAAGATTCCCCGATCACTCAGCTTTATTTCGATAAATATTTTCTTAGTCCTAAAGCAAATGTGCTGAGAGAAAGGATCGAGCCGGTGAAAGCCGGCTCATTTTTTTGTTTTTTGGGGAAATTCTGATCTCTGCTTATATTGGAAAAGCAAAGATCATGAAAACACTACTTAGCTGCATACTACTAGTATTTTCCATTAATTTCCTGCATTCACAACAAGAAACGGACTTTGGGTCCCTGGGTTTTGATTTGTACGGAGCTGTGTATCCGCTCCCAGCTGCAAATTACCCCTTGCATTACAACTTGCATTTAGGTCTGAGTTTTAAGGGTTTTGGCCATGTAGGACCGGCTTTGAGTGTCTTTGGAGGAGGAATGGGAAAAGAAAGAGGAAGGCACTTTGTTGGACTGGGCTTACAAGCTAGAATTCCTTCTCAGAAGTTCTTGTTAAAACTGGAAGGAGGACTTGTTTTGGATTATGAATTCAATGCATACTTGTCGAGGGTAAAGCGAGCAAGAGGAAGTATCATCCCCTATTATAGATTGCACCTGGG
The nucleotide sequence above comes from Bacteroidia bacterium. Encoded proteins:
- a CDS encoding DUF1508 domain-containing protein translates to MEIPHPKFQIFKGKDDQFYFRLKSVNGNILVSSEAYTQKDSAINGIRSVKENGTDEGNYRKKTSDSGDKHSFSIIAKNGQVVATSQSYESESGRNNGVQSTMNTAPDAAVEDTTTGFEAHTNPKFQIYEDKAGEYRFRLYASNGEIILASEGYANKAGAKSGIDSVQAASKDEANFDKLTAKNGEFYFNLKSANGSIVGTSEMFGTEASRDNSVASVKQTASGSPTEDYTLYPLVELDKK